A part of Homoserinibacter sp. YIM 151385 genomic DNA contains:
- a CDS encoding biopolymer transporter Tol, which translates to MAETADRDEDERWIVVDGRRWRRTDPSLPAELATSLRSHLGRARNAVKAGRRSGDEDAVAAARERVGIAKHGLGERGPRWWERPEAERLADASAALTRLDELAP; encoded by the coding sequence ATGGCCGAGACGGCGGATCGCGACGAGGACGAGCGCTGGATCGTCGTGGACGGCCGCCGGTGGCGGCGCACCGACCCCAGCCTCCCGGCCGAGCTCGCGACCTCGCTGCGCTCGCATCTCGGCCGCGCTCGGAACGCCGTCAAGGCGGGGCGGCGGTCGGGTGACGAGGATGCCGTCGCGGCGGCGCGGGAGCGCGTCGGGATCGCGAAGCACGGCCTCGGCGAGCGCGGGCCGCGCTGGTGGGAGCGACCCGAGGCCGAGCGCCTGGCGGACGCGAGCGCGGCGCTGACGAGGCTGGACGAGCTCGCGCCCTGA
- a CDS encoding DUF3107 family protein, with protein MADIYLRIANDVFTSDAPSVEELKRKVDAALDGDDPWLDLTDAHGQRASVRMCSGVPLWIESREV; from the coding sequence ATGGCCGACATCTATCTGCGCATCGCGAACGATGTCTTCACGTCCGATGCCCCCTCGGTCGAGGAGCTGAAGCGGAAGGTGGACGCCGCGCTCGACGGCGACGACCCCTGGCTGGATCTCACGGATGCGCACGGGCAGCGGGCCTCGGTGCGCATGTGCAGCGGGGTGCCGCTCTGGATCGAGTCGCGCGAGGTCTGA
- a CDS encoding discoidin domain-containing protein has product MIEEPVTLPRTLKPAVRAARRASIALLALALAAPAAAVVLPAPSAAAAPAAQAEYGAPDAIAADYYGALLRHTRWAETVWDASAGVYRFTDFNFAVVLGNAVLVTHGEYDEQLAGVSKEVLKQKTVATITHYAALNRFVNPNGTWGKRLFWDSTFQSYFLVAGRLLWDDLDATTRANLTTIAAEQSRYTADLEYGKDPLSGSWTADWPDGKYEGDTAQEEVGVYTQALAPGLAWAPQDADAGRWAEQLADWGRNAAGQPTADRNNPALVAGKPISSNTMQNIRDTYLVENHGSFGPHYQSDIWRSGGRNAIQFIVNDQPLPEILTRQPNAAELWESIKLVMSDQGEPFMPMVADREYLYGRDVLPIAFLGQVLRDPDAVRAEANLAAALEDYQAYAPADRLTKFSGEPKYEPEARAEIAISYLLHVEAAESEAGVVEATPQDDFFARLSGTRDFGADAGLTVQQSERAWAAASSRTGFVKFPWVPAHNSWMFDVSGNTPYLYPRTGATVDARSTERYTAPGDGFDGTASLFRIGGGRVGHVTLPTGSAIYASSGAGRDDAALTVRNLQMGGYAGLDGSRTYTSADGETTETRPATRPADARDANAARIDDLAFAPSSARYVRMQGVRGNASFGYSMYKFHVYGADAASTADLAAGRTATASSQDTAGGRTAARVTEASPTARWAVATGERTRADSWIQVDLGSSQTVGAVRLAWESSAGSRYLIQTSENGTDWTTQTAYGAENAADANVARLDTVELTPAGQTEPAPVTTRYVRMQGVQGNPSYGYSLYHLRAFTPGGEDAARGKPATASSVESAARAAGAVTDGSATTRWSVANAERTRPDSWIQVDLGAPTAIAKVQLGWESAAGRDYRIQTSLDGETWTDAASYRFTGDQILSTEGGWLNVEGAAGFVVRGTEAPITVSRESLDAHAVRLADAPTGSVEPLIVEMVPGDAEATAAQAATPQPRTDTDGVVASTLDGYLSVFNLTGEDARVEVRVPHDGETAPLYEGTQRLDAARSVVTVDIPADTARVLAPRFEVPVAALATTTAGAVVADGRSVELTSPDAGSLEVRNVETGERRTVELTAGEPAAVRIAEAGAFPLRDRALLANTFPASVLPEGMTSPAAAVDGDARTAWTPGPDGRMVVDLGTARPIGSIALLWADGEVPAAAVSVSDDGLAFREVGDAPRRGTGVVEPGGTARYVAVSTSWSAGDAALTSLRVLQPGVVQDVPTGEIEGELPAWQVGRPATGSLSASGTPAPEFTVTDGALPAGVVLDASGAISGTPTEAGPAAFTVAADNGVGESSTRDFQVEVAPLDLQVVADPAEPDGEAGWYTRDVALEPQAEGVELDDLVEADVDGAGWAAVDGTVTVAGDGEHEVRFRALDESGGTLAEASWSGRIDSATPVTAGSVDEDARRVTLRSADATSGVERVEIRIGDGDWERYEGPVTVGEAKTVVRFRGIDRAGNVETAGEVVVPKAGVALIDTLTAAIPSAEAIRYHDGASVTVRVSGAGGTPTGTVTVVAGDVELGSAALVGGRAKVALDRALLLPGDQVLEVRYSGDARFAASADEARIAVAKAAVTLKASFSKTTITRSQSPKVKVVATSRAPITGTVSVTAGSRTYKADVRLVDGRATFTMPKLKAGSHKFVVRYSGTATTAAAKSNVIKVRVK; this is encoded by the coding sequence GTGATCGAGGAACCCGTGACCCTGCCCCGCACCCTGAAGCCCGCCGTCCGCGCCGCCCGACGGGCATCCATCGCCCTGCTCGCCCTCGCCCTCGCGGCGCCCGCCGCGGCCGTCGTGCTCCCGGCGCCGAGCGCGGCCGCCGCGCCCGCCGCGCAGGCCGAGTACGGCGCGCCCGACGCCATCGCCGCCGACTACTACGGCGCGCTCCTGCGGCACACGCGCTGGGCGGAGACCGTGTGGGACGCGAGCGCCGGCGTCTACCGCTTCACCGACTTCAACTTCGCCGTCGTGCTCGGGAACGCCGTCCTCGTGACCCACGGCGAGTACGACGAGCAGCTCGCCGGGGTGTCGAAGGAGGTGCTGAAGCAGAAGACCGTCGCCACCATCACGCACTACGCGGCGCTCAACCGCTTCGTGAACCCGAACGGCACCTGGGGCAAGCGGCTGTTCTGGGACTCGACCTTCCAGTCCTACTTCCTCGTCGCGGGCAGGCTCCTCTGGGACGACCTCGACGCCACGACGCGCGCGAACCTCACGACCATCGCCGCGGAGCAGTCGCGGTACACCGCCGACCTGGAGTACGGGAAGGACCCGCTCTCCGGCTCCTGGACCGCCGACTGGCCCGACGGCAAGTACGAGGGCGACACCGCGCAGGAGGAGGTCGGCGTCTACACGCAGGCGCTCGCCCCCGGTCTCGCCTGGGCGCCCCAGGACGCGGATGCCGGCCGCTGGGCCGAGCAGCTCGCCGACTGGGGTCGCAACGCGGCCGGCCAGCCGACCGCCGACCGCAACAACCCGGCCCTCGTCGCGGGCAAGCCGATCTCGAGCAACACGATGCAGAACATCCGCGACACCTACCTCGTGGAGAACCACGGCTCCTTCGGGCCCCACTACCAGTCCGACATCTGGCGCTCCGGCGGGCGCAACGCGATCCAGTTCATCGTGAACGACCAGCCGCTGCCCGAGATCCTCACCCGCCAGCCCAACGCGGCCGAGCTGTGGGAGTCGATCAAGCTCGTCATGTCCGACCAGGGCGAGCCGTTCATGCCGATGGTCGCCGACCGCGAGTACCTCTACGGCCGCGACGTGCTGCCGATCGCGTTCCTCGGCCAGGTGCTGCGGGATCCCGACGCCGTCCGCGCCGAGGCGAACCTCGCCGCCGCGCTCGAGGACTACCAGGCGTACGCGCCGGCCGACCGGCTGACGAAGTTCTCCGGCGAGCCGAAGTACGAGCCCGAGGCGCGCGCCGAGATCGCGATCTCCTACCTCCTCCACGTCGAGGCGGCCGAGTCCGAGGCGGGCGTCGTCGAGGCGACCCCGCAGGACGACTTCTTCGCGCGTCTCAGCGGCACGCGGGACTTCGGCGCGGATGCCGGCCTCACGGTCCAGCAGAGCGAGCGCGCCTGGGCGGCGGCCTCGAGCCGCACCGGCTTCGTGAAGTTCCCGTGGGTGCCCGCGCACAACTCGTGGATGTTCGACGTCTCCGGCAACACGCCCTACCTCTACCCGCGGACGGGCGCGACGGTCGACGCCCGCAGCACCGAGCGCTACACGGCGCCGGGTGACGGCTTCGACGGCACGGCATCCCTCTTCCGGATCGGCGGCGGCCGCGTCGGGCACGTCACGCTGCCGACCGGCTCGGCGATCTACGCCTCGAGCGGCGCCGGGCGCGACGACGCCGCCCTCACCGTCCGCAACCTCCAGATGGGCGGCTACGCCGGACTCGACGGATCGCGCACCTACACGAGCGCCGACGGCGAGACGACCGAGACGCGGCCCGCGACCCGCCCGGCCGACGCCCGCGACGCGAATGCCGCACGGATCGACGACCTCGCCTTCGCGCCGAGCTCCGCGCGCTACGTGCGCATGCAGGGCGTCCGCGGCAACGCGAGCTTCGGGTACTCGATGTACAAGTTCCACGTCTACGGCGCCGACGCCGCCTCGACCGCCGACCTCGCGGCCGGCCGCACCGCGACCGCGTCCAGCCAGGACACCGCCGGCGGCCGCACCGCCGCGCGCGTCACCGAGGCGAGCCCGACGGCGCGCTGGGCGGTCGCGACCGGCGAGCGCACCCGCGCCGACTCCTGGATCCAGGTGGATCTCGGCTCATCGCAGACCGTCGGCGCCGTCCGCCTCGCGTGGGAGTCGAGCGCCGGCTCCCGCTACCTCATCCAGACCTCCGAGAACGGCACGGACTGGACGACGCAGACCGCCTACGGCGCCGAGAACGCGGCCGACGCGAACGTCGCGCGCCTCGACACGGTCGAGCTGACCCCGGCCGGGCAGACGGAGCCCGCGCCGGTCACGACGCGCTACGTGCGCATGCAGGGCGTGCAGGGCAACCCGAGCTACGGCTACTCGCTCTACCACCTGCGGGCCTTCACCCCCGGGGGCGAGGACGCCGCCCGCGGCAAGCCGGCGACGGCGTCGAGCGTCGAGTCCGCGGCCCGCGCCGCGGGCGCCGTCACCGACGGCAGCGCGACCACCCGCTGGTCGGTCGCGAACGCCGAGCGCACCCGGCCCGACTCGTGGATCCAGGTCGACCTGGGCGCGCCGACGGCGATCGCGAAGGTCCAGCTGGGCTGGGAGTCGGCCGCCGGGCGCGACTACCGCATCCAGACCTCGCTCGACGGCGAGACCTGGACGGACGCGGCGAGCTACCGCTTCACGGGCGACCAGATCCTCAGCACCGAGGGCGGCTGGCTCAACGTGGAGGGCGCGGCGGGCTTCGTGGTCCGCGGCACCGAGGCGCCGATCACCGTCTCGCGCGAGTCGCTCGACGCCCACGCCGTGCGCCTCGCCGACGCGCCGACCGGCTCGGTCGAGCCGCTCATCGTCGAGATGGTGCCGGGGGATGCCGAGGCGACCGCGGCGCAGGCCGCGACCCCGCAGCCGCGCACCGACACCGACGGCGTCGTCGCGTCGACGCTCGACGGCTACCTCTCGGTCTTCAACCTCACGGGCGAGGACGCCCGGGTCGAGGTGCGGGTGCCGCACGACGGCGAGACCGCCCCGCTCTACGAGGGCACGCAGCGGCTCGACGCCGCGCGCTCGGTCGTGACGGTCGACATCCCGGCCGACACCGCGCGGGTCCTCGCGCCGCGCTTCGAGGTGCCGGTCGCGGCCCTCGCGACGACGACGGCCGGCGCGGTCGTCGCCGACGGGCGCTCGGTCGAGCTGACCTCGCCCGACGCCGGCTCCCTCGAGGTGCGGAACGTCGAGACCGGCGAGCGCCGCACCGTCGAGCTGACGGCGGGCGAGCCCGCGGCGGTGCGCATCGCGGAGGCGGGCGCCTTCCCGCTGCGCGACCGCGCGCTCCTCGCGAACACCTTCCCGGCCTCCGTGCTCCCCGAGGGCATGACCTCGCCGGCCGCCGCGGTCGACGGTGACGCGCGGACCGCGTGGACGCCCGGACCGGACGGCCGCATGGTCGTCGACCTCGGCACGGCGCGCCCCATCGGCTCCATCGCCCTCCTCTGGGCGGACGGCGAGGTGCCGGCCGCCGCCGTCTCGGTCAGCGATGACGGGCTCGCGTTCCGCGAGGTCGGCGACGCGCCGCGACGCGGCACGGGCGTCGTCGAGCCGGGCGGGACCGCGCGCTATGTCGCCGTCTCGACCTCCTGGTCGGCCGGGGATGCCGCGCTCACCTCGCTCCGCGTCCTCCAGCCCGGCGTCGTCCAGGACGTCCCCACGGGCGAGATCGAGGGCGAGCTCCCGGCCTGGCAGGTCGGCCGCCCCGCGACCGGCTCGCTCTCCGCGTCCGGCACGCCCGCGCCCGAGTTCACCGTGACGGACGGCGCGCTGCCGGCCGGGGTCGTGCTCGACGCGAGCGGCGCCATCAGCGGCACCCCCACCGAGGCGGGCCCCGCCGCCTTCACCGTCGCCGCCGACAACGGCGTCGGCGAGTCGTCGACGCGGGACTTCCAGGTCGAGGTCGCGCCGCTCGACCTCCAGGTCGTCGCGGACCCGGCCGAGCCCGACGGCGAGGCCGGCTGGTACACCCGCGACGTCGCGCTCGAGCCGCAGGCGGAGGGCGTCGAGCTCGACGACCTCGTCGAGGCGGATGTCGACGGCGCCGGCTGGGCCGCGGTGGACGGCACGGTGACGGTCGCCGGCGACGGCGAGCACGAGGTGCGGTTCCGCGCTCTCGACGAGTCGGGCGGGACGCTCGCCGAGGCGAGCTGGTCCGGTCGGATCGACTCGGCGACCCCCGTCACCGCGGGTTCCGTCGACGAGGACGCGCGGCGCGTGACGCTCCGCAGCGCCGACGCGACGAGCGGCGTCGAGCGGGTCGAGATCCGCATCGGCGACGGGGACTGGGAGCGCTACGAGGGCCCCGTGACCGTGGGCGAGGCGAAGACGGTCGTGCGGTTCCGCGGCATCGACCGCGCGGGCAACGTCGAGACGGCGGGCGAGGTCGTGGTGCCGAAGGCGGGCGTCGCGCTCATCGACACGCTGACCGCGGCGATCCCCTCGGCCGAGGCGATCCGCTACCACGACGGCGCGTCCGTCACCGTGCGGGTCTCCGGAGCCGGCGGCACGCCGACGGGGACCGTCACGGTCGTCGCGGGCGACGTCGAGCTCGGCTCGGCCGCCCTCGTCGGCGGGCGGGCGAAGGTCGCGCTCGACCGCGCGCTCCTCCTGCCGGGCGACCAGGTGCTCGAGGTCCGGTACTCGGGGGACGCCCGCTTCGCGGCCTCGGCCGACGAGGCGCGGATCGCGGTCGCGAAGGCCGCCGTGACGCTCAAGGCGTCCTTCTCGAAGACGACCATCACCCGGTCGCAGAGCCCGAAGGTCAAGGTCGTGGCCACCTCGAGGGCGCCGATCACCGGCACGGTGTCGGTCACCGCGGGGAGCCGGACCTACAAGGCGGATGTGCGGCTGGTCGACGGGCGTGCGACGTTCACGATGCCGAAGCTCAAGGCGGGCAGCCACAAGTTCGTCGTCCGCTACTCCGGCACGGCCACGACGGCCGCCGCGAAGTCCAACGTCATCAAGGTGCGGGTGAAGTAG
- a CDS encoding N-acetylglucosamine kinase, with translation MDAGQTAVKARVASGDGTRADLLLPPVRTNRPLLGQLAEAAREASRRTGGRIDVLALGVSGLTEEEADAERLLELVAELGVRRILLAHDATTSYLGALGDRVGVVVAAGTGAVTLGVGRTRSVRVDGWGHLIGDAGSGYWIGRRALDAAMRAHDGRAEPTALLGLLRARWPDPEAAYIDLQSDPDRVRRIAALAEEVAGLAGSDAAAERVCIEAARELSSSALAAARQIDHGDGGIAVAAIGSIFRSDVIAAHFAATLSHARRDVELVDALGDGLDGAGLLIGLPEGHALRGEVREARRSMARSA, from the coding sequence ATGGATGCGGGGCAGACCGCGGTGAAGGCGCGCGTCGCGAGCGGCGACGGCACCCGCGCCGACCTGCTCCTGCCGCCCGTCCGCACGAACCGCCCGCTCCTGGGGCAGCTCGCGGAGGCCGCGCGCGAGGCGTCCCGCCGCACCGGCGGGCGCATCGACGTGCTCGCGCTCGGCGTCAGCGGGCTCACCGAGGAGGAGGCCGACGCCGAGCGCCTGCTCGAGCTCGTCGCCGAGCTCGGCGTGCGCCGCATCCTGCTCGCGCACGACGCCACGACCTCCTACCTCGGTGCCCTCGGCGACCGGGTCGGGGTCGTCGTCGCGGCCGGCACGGGAGCGGTGACGCTCGGCGTCGGCCGCACGCGCTCGGTGCGGGTCGACGGCTGGGGGCACCTCATCGGGGATGCCGGGAGCGGCTACTGGATCGGCCGCCGCGCGCTCGACGCGGCCATGCGGGCGCACGACGGGCGCGCCGAGCCGACCGCGCTGCTCGGGCTCCTCCGCGCGCGCTGGCCCGACCCGGAGGCCGCCTACATCGACCTCCAGTCCGATCCCGACCGCGTCCGGCGGATCGCGGCGCTCGCCGAGGAGGTCGCGGGGCTCGCCGGCTCGGATGCCGCCGCCGAGCGGGTGTGCATCGAGGCGGCGCGGGAGCTCTCCTCCTCCGCGCTCGCGGCGGCGCGGCAGATCGACCACGGCGACGGCGGGATCGCGGTCGCCGCGATCGGCAGCATCTTCCGCTCCGACGTCATCGCCGCCCACTTCGCGGCGACGCTCAGCCACGCGCGCCGGGACGTCGAGCTCGTCGACGCTCTCGGCGACGGTCTCGACGGCGCCGGGCTGCTCATCGGCCTCCCCGAGGGCCACGCGCTCCGCGGCGAGGTGCGCGAGGCGCGGCGGTCGATGGCTCGGAGCGCCTGA
- a CDS encoding 2'-5' RNA ligase family protein has protein sequence MERRPLVRLVLPSPELTALRERLAAEAVAEHAPPGVPAGGASWTPHVTLAGRLRPAQLEAARRLFAEPGERPATATRLRHWDAVAKRATTLSPAG, from the coding sequence GTGGAGCGGCGCCCGCTCGTGCGCCTCGTGCTGCCGTCGCCGGAGCTGACCGCGCTGCGCGAGCGGCTGGCCGCCGAGGCGGTCGCGGAGCATGCCCCGCCCGGGGTGCCCGCCGGCGGTGCGAGCTGGACTCCGCACGTCACCCTCGCGGGGCGCCTGCGGCCCGCGCAGCTCGAGGCGGCGCGCCGGCTGTTCGCCGAGCCCGGGGAGCGGCCCGCGACGGCGACCCGGCTGCGCCACTGGGATGCAGTCGCGAAGCGCGCGACGACGCTCAGCCCAGCCGGATGA
- a CDS encoding transglutaminase-like domain-containing protein, which yields MTADGTTPARTTPDRTTPDRTVSARLLVEVDEPATLELAIAAAQSEASPTMPDRARRTRVDLQHGTVTELVELPRGTHELAYEARIEGRDESIAAVVESADLIRYGRASRYCESDALIPTAQAEFAGLEGRAAVEAVRDWVADRLDYVAGSTTSLDTAVSVLLSRRGVCRDYAHLTIALIRALDIPARLVAVYAPQLEPMDFHAVVEAYIEGAWHVVDATGLAPRAGMARIATGLDAAETAFMTVTSGVAQLRELEVRAAADEPLPSDDGTALIRLG from the coding sequence GTGACCGCGGACGGCACCACCCCCGCACGCACCACCCCGGACCGCACCACCCCGGACCGCACCGTCTCGGCCCGCCTCCTCGTCGAGGTGGACGAGCCGGCGACCCTCGAGCTCGCGATCGCGGCCGCGCAGTCCGAGGCCTCACCCACGATGCCGGACCGGGCCCGCCGCACCCGCGTCGACCTGCAGCACGGCACCGTCACCGAGCTCGTCGAGCTGCCGCGCGGCACGCACGAGCTCGCCTACGAGGCCCGCATCGAGGGCCGCGACGAGTCGATCGCCGCCGTCGTCGAGTCCGCCGACCTCATCCGCTACGGCCGCGCGAGCCGGTACTGCGAGTCGGACGCGCTCATCCCGACGGCGCAGGCCGAGTTCGCCGGGCTCGAGGGTCGCGCCGCGGTCGAGGCCGTCCGCGACTGGGTCGCCGACCGGCTCGACTACGTCGCGGGCTCGACGACCTCCCTCGACACCGCCGTCTCGGTGCTGCTCTCGCGCCGCGGCGTCTGCCGCGACTACGCGCACCTGACGATCGCCCTCATCCGCGCCCTCGACATCCCGGCGCGACTCGTCGCCGTCTATGCGCCGCAGCTCGAGCCGATGGACTTCCACGCCGTCGTCGAGGCGTACATCGAGGGCGCCTGGCATGTGGTCGACGCGACCGGCCTCGCGCCCCGCGCGGGCATGGCCCGGATCGCGACGGGTCTGGATGCGGCGGAGACGGCGTTCATGACGGTCACCTCCGGCGTCGCGCAGCTGCGCGAGCTCGAGGTCCGAGCCGCCGCCGACGAGCCCCTGCCCTCCGACGACGGCACCGCCCTCATCCGGCTGGGCTGA
- a CDS encoding metalloregulator ArsR/SmtB family transcription factor: MADSASDIFAALAHPTRRQILQDLKDGELSAGDIAGRFDASGPTISRHLGVLRQAGLVTERRDANRILYSLVSDRLALSVGDFLSTVCPEQIVLREVRKTRRGDASGAARPRSA; encoded by the coding sequence ATGGCCGACAGCGCGAGCGACATCTTCGCGGCGCTCGCGCACCCCACTCGCCGACAGATCCTGCAGGACCTCAAGGACGGCGAGCTCTCCGCGGGTGACATCGCGGGCCGCTTCGACGCCTCCGGTCCCACCATCAGCCGCCACCTCGGCGTGTTGCGCCAGGCTGGGCTCGTGACCGAGCGCCGGGACGCGAACCGCATCCTCTACTCGCTTGTGAGCGACCGGCTCGCGCTCTCGGTCGGCGACTTCCTCTCGACCGTCTGCCCCGAGCAGATCGTGCTGCGCGAGGTGCGGAAGACGCGACGCGGCGACGCGAGCGGCGCCGCCCGGCCCCGCTCCGCCTGA
- a CDS encoding NAD(P)H-binding protein, which produces MKVAITGGTGFVGRSLAARLGSERAVVVSRRTGVDVQDVDALAAAFAGCEAVAHCAGINREIGEQTYQRVHVDGTAAVIEAARRAGVRRIVMLSFLRARPGTGSGYHESKWEAEELVRASGLEHTILKSGMIYGPGDHMVDHVARAVRTWPFFATVGFRERDVRPVPVEDAVDVIVGALEGRIPDPTVAVMGAEQLPLGQAVRRIAHVAGRRPVYIPVPIWAIRVIAVLAESVMTVPLVARAQALMLAEGVSEAAPAAPEVPAALRPRGRFTEERIRAALPDRGAFGADDLRVVRWWRARRAG; this is translated from the coding sequence ATGAAGGTCGCGATCACCGGCGGCACCGGCTTCGTCGGGCGGAGCCTGGCCGCGCGTCTCGGCTCCGAGCGCGCCGTCGTCGTCTCGCGCCGCACCGGCGTCGACGTGCAGGACGTCGACGCGCTCGCCGCCGCCTTCGCGGGCTGCGAGGCCGTCGCCCACTGCGCCGGCATCAACCGCGAGATCGGGGAGCAGACCTATCAGCGCGTCCATGTCGACGGCACCGCCGCCGTCATCGAGGCGGCGCGCCGCGCCGGCGTCCGCCGCATCGTCATGCTCAGCTTCCTCCGCGCCCGGCCAGGCACGGGCTCCGGCTACCACGAGTCGAAGTGGGAGGCCGAGGAGCTCGTCCGCGCCTCGGGCCTCGAGCACACCATCCTCAAGTCGGGCATGATCTACGGCCCTGGCGACCACATGGTCGATCACGTCGCGCGCGCTGTGCGGACCTGGCCGTTCTTCGCGACGGTGGGATTCCGGGAGCGGGATGTGCGTCCCGTCCCCGTCGAGGACGCGGTCGACGTCATCGTCGGCGCGCTCGAGGGGCGCATCCCCGATCCGACGGTGGCCGTGATGGGCGCCGAGCAGCTGCCGCTCGGGCAGGCGGTCCGCCGGATCGCGCACGTCGCCGGGCGGCGACCGGTCTACATCCCGGTGCCGATCTGGGCGATCCGGGTCATCGCCGTGCTGGCCGAGTCGGTCATGACGGTGCCGCTCGTCGCGCGGGCGCAGGCGCTCATGCTCGCCGAGGGCGTCAGCGAGGCCGCGCCGGCCGCGCCCGAGGTGCCCGCCGCGCTGCGCCCGCGCGGCCGCTTCACCGAGGAGCGCATCCGCGCGGCGCTCCCTGATCGAGGCGCCTTCGGGGCGGACGACCTCCGTGTCGTGCGGTGGTGGAGGGCGCGCCGGGCGGGTTGA
- a CDS encoding TetR/AcrR family transcriptional regulator translates to MTEDPARAGTGAPAAGRRERKKAATRKAISDAATRLFLERGFDEVSIREIADVADVSPTTVFAHFPQKEALVFDEDEEQRDELVAIVRDRPAGTGILEAFQAAFHRGVAEQAAYGRQRRAFLELVDSTPALNDYAARMWLRHEQAVAAAVAQDLGRERPDDAIRVLARFVLQIQLLALESEDPAAALDTAFALLAPGWAELEGRAGRAG, encoded by the coding sequence ATGACCGAGGACCCCGCGCGCGCCGGGACCGGCGCTCCGGCCGCCGGCCGCCGCGAGCGCAAGAAGGCCGCGACCCGGAAGGCGATCTCGGATGCGGCCACGCGGCTATTCCTCGAGCGCGGCTTCGACGAGGTCAGCATCCGCGAGATCGCCGACGTCGCCGACGTCTCCCCGACGACCGTCTTCGCGCACTTCCCGCAGAAGGAGGCGCTCGTCTTCGACGAGGACGAGGAGCAGCGCGACGAGCTCGTCGCGATCGTGCGCGACCGCCCGGCCGGCACCGGCATCCTCGAGGCCTTCCAGGCCGCCTTCCACCGCGGCGTCGCCGAGCAGGCGGCCTACGGCCGGCAGCGCCGCGCCTTCCTCGAGCTCGTCGACTCGACCCCGGCGCTCAACGACTACGCGGCGCGCATGTGGCTGCGGCACGAGCAGGCCGTGGCGGCGGCCGTCGCCCAGGACCTCGGCCGCGAGAGGCCCGACGACGCGATCCGCGTGCTCGCCCGCTTCGTGCTCCAGATCCAGCTGCTCGCCTTGGAGTCCGAGGATCCCGCCGCCGCCCTCGACACCGCCTTCGCGCTCCTCGCACCGGGCTGGGCCGAGCTCGAGGGGCGCGCGGGGCGCGCGGGCTAG
- a CDS encoding MFS transporter: MTTETASPTAPHRPIGARRAWAMLVALTLLTVIGMTVVLPVLPFVVLRYVPDQGHLAIWVGILEGVNALCAFLVAPILGGLSDRIGRRPVIIASAFGAALGYLLFGLGGSIWMLLIGRIVQGITAGDMPALFAYLADITPPAQRARRFGLLGALSGIGMMAGPALGGLLAAISTDLPVFVTAAIALVIAILSIFALPESLAPERRTPRLDLRALHPLRVFRDAFARRELRGLLFGFVLVTVPFVFFVNNFSVLALDELSWTATQVGLLTAVVGILDIAIQGGLLAILLPRIGERGIIISGIVTQAVGLVALGVIGSLLAQPWLFVVGTLVLAAGQGATTATIDGVLSNSVGDDEQGWIAGAAQSLNSAIGMLAPVVAGLLYTVVAHSAPYWIGAVLMLAAVVVFVRARIASAAAGEGPGARGETAPEPAAASS; the protein is encoded by the coding sequence GTGACCACCGAAACCGCCTCGCCCACCGCACCGCACCGCCCGATCGGCGCGCGCCGCGCGTGGGCCATGCTCGTCGCCCTGACGCTCCTCACCGTCATCGGGATGACCGTCGTGCTGCCCGTGCTCCCGTTCGTCGTCCTCCGCTATGTGCCCGACCAGGGCCACCTCGCGATCTGGGTCGGCATCCTCGAGGGCGTCAACGCCCTCTGCGCCTTCCTCGTCGCGCCCATCCTCGGCGGGCTCTCCGACCGCATCGGCCGCCGTCCCGTCATCATCGCCTCGGCCTTCGGCGCGGCCCTCGGCTACCTCCTCTTCGGGCTCGGCGGCTCCATCTGGATGCTGCTGATCGGCCGGATCGTCCAGGGCATCACCGCGGGCGACATGCCGGCGCTCTTCGCCTACCTCGCCGACATCACGCCGCCCGCGCAGCGCGCTCGGCGCTTCGGCCTCCTCGGCGCGCTCTCCGGCATCGGCATGATGGCCGGCCCCGCGCTCGGCGGCCTCCTCGCCGCGATCAGCACCGACCTGCCCGTCTTCGTGACCGCGGCGATCGCGCTCGTCATCGCGATCCTCAGCATCTTCGCCCTGCCCGAGAGCCTCGCTCCCGAGCGCCGGACCCCGCGCCTCGACCTCCGCGCCCTCCACCCGCTGCGGGTGTTCCGCGACGCCTTCGCCCGCCGCGAGCTCCGCGGACTCCTCTTCGGGTTCGTGCTCGTGACGGTGCCGTTCGTGTTCTTCGTCAACAACTTCAGCGTGCTCGCGCTCGACGAGCTCAGCTGGACGGCGACGCAGGTCGGACTGCTCACCGCCGTCGTCGGCATCCTCGACATCGCGATCCAGGGCGGGCTCCTCGCGATCCTGCTGCCCCGGATCGGCGAGCGCGGCATCATCATCAGCGGCATCGTCACCCAGGCGGTCGGCCTCGTGGCGCTCGGCGTCATCGGATCCCTGCTCGCCCAGCCCTGGCTGTTCGTGGTCGGCACGCTCGTCCTCGCGGCGGGTCAGGGCGCGACGACGGCGACGATCGACGGGGTCCTCTCGAACTCGGTCGGCGACGACGAGCAGGGCTGGATCGCGGGGGCGGCCCAGTCGCTCAACTCGGCGATCGGGATGCTCGCCCCGGTCGTCGCGGGCCTGCTCTACACGGTCGTCGCGCACTCGGCCCCGTACTGGATCGGCGCCGTGCTCATGCTCGCGGCGGTCGTGGTGTTCGTGCGCGCGCGGATCGCGAGCGCGGCGGCCGGGGAGGGGCCGGGCGCGCGGGGCGAGACCGCCCCGGAGCCGGCGGCGGCGAGCTCCTGA